One Isoptericola dokdonensis DS-3 genomic window, GGCCGCCCAGGCCGAGCTCGTCCGCGCCTCGGCGGGCGTCCCCCGGCGACGCGCCTGACCCGACGCGCCGCACTACGCAGGGCCATGCCGTCGACCCGGACGGCGGACGGCCCTCGAGAAGATCTGTCGGGGTGACAGGATTTGAACCTGCGACCCTCTGCTCCCAAAGCAGATGCGCTACCAAGCTGCGCCACACCCCGTGGTACCCGTCCGCCCTCGGGACGGCGGGTCCGGCGTCAGTGTAGTGGGCCGTCGCCCCGACACCGCGCGACTTCCCCGCGTCGACGTGCACGCGTCGTCCACGTGCACGGACGGGTGTCGCGTCTTTGCTAGGCTGACGCCGCATCCCGACGCACGTCGTCGGGCATCGTCGCGGGCGTAGCTCAATGGTAGAGCCCCAGTCTTCCAAACTGGCTACGCGGGTTCGATTCCCGTCGCCCGCTCCACGGCACACGCAGGGCGGCCCGGGCTCCGGGTCGCCCTGCGTCGTCTCTCGCTCCCCGGCCGGTTGCTAGCATGCGCGCAGCGTCGCGTGTCGTCGGCAGGCTGTGCCGGGCATGGAGGCGTGGGACCCGAAGGAGACGACGATGTCCGCGTCATTCCCTTCGCCCTCACGTGGCTGAGGGCGACCAGGCCAGGCTCGTCGCCTGGAGCCGTGAGATGCGCGCCGTGCACGGCCGCCTGCGCGACGCGTTGTCGGTGACGCAGTCAGCGCTGGAGTCCGGCGAACCCGGGCAGGCCGCGACCCGTGACCTGCTGCTGTTCTGTCACGGCTTCTGCACGGCGCTGACCGGCCACCACGAGGGCGAGGACCGCGCGCTGTTCCCGGCCGTCGAGGCCGCGCACCCGGAGCTGCGTGACACGCTGCGCTCGCTGGAGCAGGACCATTCGATGATCGCGCACCTCGTCGCCGCTCTGGAGTCGGCCGTCGCCCGTGCGGACTCTCCGGACGTGCTCGCCCGGCACCTGGAGGGCGTCGGCGCGCTCATGGAGAACCACTTCCGCTACGAAGAACGCCGGCTGCTCTCGGTGCTCGACACCCTCGCGCTCGACGCCGATCCTCACGACGTGCTGGGGCCGCTCTGAGACGGGCAGGCCCGGAGCTCCGCCCCCTAAACGGTTCGCCGGTCGCCCGGAGGGTTCCGGGCGTGGAGGGATGGAACTCGCCCGGGTCGCGTCCCGCGGCCCCGACGAGGAGGACAACGATGTCTCACTTGACCCGACGGCAGCGCGCTGCGATGGCGGCCGCAGCCGTCCTTGTCGCCCCGCTCGCCCTCGCCGTCGCCGTGACGGGCGGCGCGACCACCGCCGCGGCGCACGGCTCCGTCACCGACCCGCCCACCCGCAACTACGGCTGCTGGGACCGGTGGGCCGACGAGTTCCAGAACCCGGACATGGCCGAGCTCGACCCGCAGTGCTGGCAGGCCTGGCAGGCGGAGCCGGCGGCGATGTGGAACTGGAACGGCCTGTACCGCGAGCAGGTCGGCGGCGACCACCAGGGCGCGATCCCCGAGGGCCAGCTCTGTTCCGGCGGGCAGGCCGAGGGAGGCCGCTACGACGCCCTGGACGACCCCGGCGAGTGGTACGCCACGGGGGTGGACCACCAGTTCGAGCTGACGCTCACCGACCAGGCGAACCACGGCGCCGACTATCTGCTGGTCTACGTCTCGAAGGAGGGCTTCGACCCGACGACCGAGGCCCTCGGCTGGGACGACGTGGAGCTCGTCCAGGAGACCGGCTCGTACCCGACGCAGTCCCCGTACGTGACGGACGTGGACCTCACGGGGCGTGACGGCCGCGCGGTGCTGTTCACCGTCTGGAAGGCCTCGCACGCCGACCAGAACTACTACCTGTGCTCCGACATCAACATCGGCGGGCCCGACCTCGTCCCGGGCGACGGCGGCGTGGACCCGACGGACCCGCCCGTCGAGCCCACCGACCCGCCGGTCGAGCCGACGGATCCGCCCGTCGAGCCCACCGACCCGCCGGTCGAGCCGGATGCCGGGTGCACGGCGGAGGTGACGGTCGCCGGGTCGTGGAACGGCGGCTACCAGGCGACGGTGACGATCACCGCCGGCGACGCCGCGATCTCCGGCTGGGAGGTCGACGTGGCGGGCGCGACCATCACCCAGGCGTGGAACGGCGTCCGCTCGGGGAGCACCATCGCCAACGCCGCCTGGAACGGGTCGCTCGCCCCGGGGTCGTCGACGACGGCGGGCTTCCTGGGCAGCGGCGAACCGTCGGACCTGACGGCGGAGTGCACGGTCGCGTGACACGTCGGCGCGGGGTGCCTGTCGCCATCCCGGCGGCCGGCACCCCGCGCACGCGCGCCACCACACTCATCAGGCTTGTCGATCGATGAGCATGATCTTGTCGATCGGTGGTTTGGTGGATAGGCTCGACGCCGCAGGCCGATCCGGGCCTGCCGAGACGAGCCGAGAGGGACGACGCACCATGCTCACCGCGCATCCCCCCGTCGTCTTCCCGGCCATGTCGGCCTGCTGCTGTCGCTAGAGCGTCCACGCCACGCCTGACCCCGGCAGGGTCGTGGCGACCGTGCGACGCTCGCACAGCATCGACCACCTGCCCGCAGGACGCCCCCGACGCCGGAGGGCACCCCGACGACCGCCGCCGTCGAGCCCGGGTCGAACCAGACCACCGCACCATCGCACCCACCGAAGGATCATCACCATGGCCACCATCTACGACGACGCCACGAAGCTCATCGGCCGCACCCCGCTGGTCCGGATCAACCGGCTCACCGAGGGCGCGGGCGCCACGGTGCTCGCCAAGCTCGAGTTCTACAACCCCGCCAGCTCCGTCAAGGACCGCATCGGCGTCTCGATCGTCGACGCCGCCGAGGCCTCCGGCGAGCTCAAGCCGGGCGGCACGATCGTCGAGGGCACGTCCGGCAACACCGGCATCGCGCTCGCCTTCGTCGGCGCGGCCCGCGGCTACGACGTCGTGCTGGCCATGCCCGAGACGATGTCGAAGGAGCGCCGCGCCCTGCTGCGCGCGTACGGCGCCGAGCTGATCCTCACCCCGGCCGCCGAGGGCATGAAGGGCGCCGTCGCGGCCGCCGAGCGCATCGCCGCCGAGCGTCCCGGCGCGATCCTGGCCCGCCAGTTCGCCAACGAGGCCAACCCGAAGATCCACCGCGAGACCACGGCCGAGGAGATCTGGGCCGACACCGACGGCGAGGTCGACATCCTCATCGCGGGCGTGGGCACGGGCGGCACCATCACCGGTGTCGGCCAGGTGCTCAAGGAGCGCAAGCCCGGCGTGCAGATCATCGCCGTCGAGCCGGAGGAGTCCCCGATCCTCAACGGCGGCGCCCCCGGCCCGCACAAGATCCAGGGCATCGGCGCGAACTTCGTCCCGGAGATCCTCGACACCTCGGTGTACGACGAGGTCATCGACGTCAACGCGGAGACCGCCGTCGAGTGGGCCAAGCGGTCCGCGCAGGAGGAGGGCCTGCTCGTGGGCATCTCGTCCGGTGCCGCCCTGGCGGCCGCCGCCCAGGTCGCGCAGCGCCCGGAGAACGCCGGCAAGACGATCGTCGTGATCATCCCGAGCTTCGGCGAGCGCTACCTGTCCACCGTCCTCTTCTCGGACCTGCTCGACTGACGTGACCGACCACCACGACGCCGACCACGACGACACCGACCACCCGATGCCCGACGGGCACCGTCCGGGGCTGCGGCACCTCCTGGAGATCCTCGCGGAGGACCTCGGTGCGGCGCACGCCCACGACCCGGCGGCGCGCAGCCGGATCGAGGTCGCGCTCGGGTACCCCGGGGTGCACGCGCTGTGGACCCACCGGCTGGCCCACCGCATGTGGCACCGTCCGGGCCTGCGGCTGCCCGCCCGGCTGGTGTCCCAGCTCGCGCGGTGGCTGACCGGCATCGAGATCCACCCGGGGGCACGGATCGGGCGGCGCCTGTTCATCGACCACGGCATGGGCGTGGTGATCGGCCAGACGACCGTCATCGGGGACGACTGCGTGCTCTTCCACGGCTCCACGCTGGGCGGGCGGTCGATGGCCCGGGGCAAGCGGCACCCCACCCTCGGGGACCGCGTCATGGTCGGCGCAGGGGCCAAGGTGCTCGGTCCGCTGTGGATCGGCCACGACGCCCAGATCGGCGCGAACGCGGTCGTGACCAAGGACGTCCCCTCGGGGATGGTCGCGGTCGGGGTCCCGGCGGCGGTCCGCGCCCCGGGGCACCGGCCCGACCACGGTCAGCGCGTCGAGGACGCCTCCGAGCTCCTCGAGTACGTCATCTGACCGTTCCCGCCACGACGGCCCGGGGCCGTGCGACCTGACGTCGCGCGACCCCGGGCCGTCGAGCGTCCGGGCGGCGCACGAGCCCCGCCGACCGGACAACTGATTGCGATTCGGCAACGAGACTTGTACGTGCTCTTGCCTGGCACTAGAAAGGAACGCGGTGCGGAGCAACGGCGCTCCGCACCACTTCTTGTCGTTCCGCCTGGAGGTCACCGCCCCGATGCCCGCCGCCGCCCCGCACCGCTGGCGACGATCGGCGGTCCGCGCGATGCTCGGGGCCGTCGCGACCGCGTGGCTGCTCGCCGGTGCTGCCGTGCTGGTCGCGCGAGGCTGGCAGGACGACCTCCCCGACCGTGTCGCCTCCCACTGGGACGGCCAGGGGGTCCCTGACGACACGATGTCCCTGGGGACGTTCGTGCTCGTCGACGTCGTGCTGGTGCTCGCCCTCACCCTGATGTTCGCCGGCATCGGCGTGGCGGCCGGACGGGAGGCCTCGACCCGACGGACGCTCGCCGGGGTCGTCGTCTGGTCCGGCGGGCTGGGCGCGACGCTCCTGCTGGTCACGCTCGGAGTGCAGCGCGGCCTGACGGACCCCGCGCAGGCGGAGCTGCCGGGCTGGTTGCTCGCCGCCGTGCTGCTCGTCCCCCTGCTGCCCGCCGTCGTCGTCGCGGCGCTCGTCCCCGCGGACCCACCCCGGCCCACCACCACGCCCGTCCCCGCCGACGCGCCGCGCGCCGAGCTTCCGCACGGCACCGGCACGGTCTGGGAGACGCGGATCGGTCCCGGCCGAGGGGCGCTCGTGGTCGCCGCCGGGGCGGCCGCCTCCGCCGTGGTCGTCGCCGTGGCCGTCGGGTCGTGGTGGCTGCTGGTGGTCCCGGCGGCGCTCGTCGCGCTCTGCGCCGCGACGCTCGCCTTCACCGTCCGGGTCGACGCCTCGGGCCTGCGGGTGCGGTCGTCGCTCGGCCGACCGCAGACCCTGGTCCCCGCCGACGAGATCGTCCGCGCCGACGTCGTCCACGTGAATCCGCTCGGCGACTTCGGCGGCTGGGGCTGGCGGGTCGGGATCGACGACGGCCGCGTCGGCGTCGTGCTGCGGACCGGCGACGCGCTGCTCGTGGAGCGGACGGGCGGCCGGAAGCTGGTGGTGACCCTCGACGACGCCGCGCACGCCGCCGGGCTGCTCAACTCGGTCGCCGACCGCGCCCGTCCCTGACCCGGACCCTGCGACGGAGCTCAGGTCTCCTCGGGGTCCTCGGACAACAGACGCTGCGCCTCGGCGAGCCGCCGGGGCGCGCGGGCGAACCAGGCGTCCTCGACGGTCCGCGCCAGCGTCGCCGCATCGACGGCGTCCAGCCGGACGAGGACTGCCGCGTAGCCGTCCAGGTGCGGGATGGTGAAGTGCGAGGCGGGCTCGGCGGCGAGCACGACGTCCTTCTCGACGAGGTCGTCGACGGCGGCGGCGAGGATCGGGCCGGACGGCACGGGATCGTCGCCGAACCGGCGGAGGTCGGCCTTGGTGAACGGCCGCTCCCACACGAACATGCGCTCCCCCACCGACCAGACCCGCCACCCCCGCGAGACGCTCTCGTGGGTGCCGGGCAGGGCGAGCGCGAGGCGCGCGACGTCGTCGTAGGTGGCCACGACGACCAGCCTGCGAGATGTCGCACGGCGTCGCACGTCGGCTAGGGTGTCGGTGCCTGCGACGGCACGTCCTAGGTATCACTCGACGAGGAGAGACATGACCACGTTGCGCATCGGCATCCAGACCGGCTACTGGTCCCGCCGCCCGCCCGCAGGTGTCGTGGAGATGCTGCAGCAGGCCGAGGCCGCCGGCCTCGACTCCGTCTGGACCGCCGAGGCGTACGGGTCCGACGCCTTCACCCCGCTCGCCTGGTGGGGCTCGCACACCTCCCGCCTGCGCCTCGGCACCGGCATCGCGCAGATGGCAGCGCGCACCCCCACCGCGACGGCGATGCACGCCCTGACCCTCGACCACCTGTCCGGCGGGCGGTTCGTGCTCGGGCTCGGCGCGTCGGGGCCGCAGGTCGTCGAGGGCTGGTACGGCCAGCCGTACCGTCGCCCGCTGGCGCGCACCCGCGAGTTCGTCGAGATCGTCCGCGAGGTGATCGCCCGCGAGCGCCCCGTCACCTACGACGGCGAGTTCTACACGCTCCCCGTGGGCGCCGGCACCCCGGGCGCGACCGGTCTGGGGCGCCCGCTCAAGGCGACCGTGCACCCGCTGCGCCCCGAGGTCCCCATCGTCCTGGCCGCGCAGGGCCCGAAGAACGTGGCGCTGGCCGCCGAGATCGCCGACGGCTGGATGGCGGGCTTCTACGCGCCGCGCGCCGACGCCGAGCAGCGGGCGCTGCTCGACGAGGGCTTCGCGGTGCGGGCCGACGAGCGCTCCCGGCCCGAGGACTTCGAGGTCCTGGCGACGATCCCCGTCGTCGTGCGCGACGACGTCGAGTCCGCGGCGGACGTCGTGAGGCCGCACATCGCCCTGTACGCGGGCGGGATGGGCGCCAAGGAGGCGAACTTCCACAAGGCGTCGCTCGACCGGCTGGGATACTCCGAGGTCACGGACGAGGTGCAGCGGCTGTATCTCGCCGGGCGCAAGGAGGACGCCGCCCGGGCGGTGCCGACGGAGATGGTCGAGGAGATCGCGCTCGTCGGACCGGCCGCCAAGGTGCGGGCCGACCTCGCCCGCTGGGAGGGCACGGCCCTGACGACGCTGCTCGCGCAGGGCGACCCGGCGTCGGTGGCGGCGCTGCTCGGCTGAGCCCTCAGGGCAGCCAGACGGCCCGCCGCAGGTCCACGCGGCGCCCGTCGCGCGTGAGGGGGCAGCCCTCGGCGCGCAGCTCCGTCAGCGCCCGGTCGAGGTGCCGGGCCGGGGGCGAGCCCGCCGCGTTCACCACGCGCCACCAGGCCACGCCCGACCCCGCGCGCGCCACCACCTGACCGACCTGACGGGGGCCGCCGCGGCCCAGGACGTCCGCCACGGCGTCGGCGACGATCCCGTAGGTCGTCGCCCGGCCCGCTGGCACCCGCTCGACGACGGCCAGCACCTCGTCGAGGTACTCCTCGGCGAGGGTCGGGGCGTCGAGCGGCGCGTCGTGGTGCGGCGCGGCATCGGGGTGCGGGCGGGACGGCATGCCCCGACTATGGCACCCGCCGGCGACGTGCCCGGGCAGCGACGCCATGCGCCGCCACGGGGCCGGCACGAGCCACCGCGGCCCGGGCAATCAGGTGGCGCCGCCGGACCGGTGCACCGCAGGATCGGGGCATGGCCCACACCCGCGACGCCGCGCTCCCCGACGGCTACCGCTTCCGCACCCTCACCGCCGACGACCATCGCGCCGCGATCCGCCTCGACGCCTGGGCGTTCCCCACCGGCGTCTCCCTCGACGAGCTCACGCAGGTCCCCACGGCGCTGACGTGGGAGCGCACGGTCGGCGTCGAGACGACCGGCGCCGACGGCACGACGTCGCTCGCGGCGATGCACTCGTCGTACCCGTTCACGCAGTTCGAGGTCCCGGGCGGCACGCTGCCGACGGCGGGGCTCACCTGGGTCGGGGTGCATCCCCAGCACCGGCGCCGCGGTCTCGCCACGGCGATGGTCGACCGGCACCTGGCCCGCTGCCGGGAGCGGGGCGAGCCGCTGTCGGCCCTGTTCGCCGCGGAGTACGCCATCTACGGCCGGTTCGGGTACGGCAAGGCCGCCGACGACGTCCGGCTGACGATCCCGCGGGGCGCCCGCCTGCGCGACGTCCCGGGCGCCACGGAGCACACCGTGCGGATCGAGGACGCCGACGGCGCCGTGCACGGCGCCCTCGTGGACACCGTGCACCGGGCGGCCGGCCGCTCCCCCGGCGGCCTGGGCGTGAACCGGCCCGGCTGGGCGACGCGCGAGACCGCGGAGCTGCGGGCGCACTTCTGGGCCGACGTCCCCGCGTTCCGGGGCGGGCGGGAGACGCGGCGCGTCGTCGTCGTGGAGCGGGACGGCGAGCCCCGCGGCTACGCCCTGCTGCGCCGCACGCTGGAGTGGGTGCCGACGGGCACGAACGGCACCGTGGCGGTGTCCGAGGCGGTCGCGCTCGACGCCGCCGCGGCACGCGCGCTGTGGGGTGTGCTCGTCGACCTCGACCTCATGACCGAGACGAAGACCTTCGTCCTCGCGCCCGACGACGCCGTCCTGACCCTCCTGGAGAACCCGCGGGCGACCGCCCAGCAGCGGCTGGACAACGTGTGGGTGCGGCTCGTCGACCTGCCGGTCGCGCTGGCCGGGCGCCGGTACGCCGCCGACGTCGACATGACCCTCGCCGTGACGGACGCCCGGCTGCCGGACAACGCGGGGGTGTGGCGGCTGCACGCCGACGCGTTCTCCCCGGCGTCGTGCGAGCGCTCCGACGTCCCGTCGCAGGACGCGGACCTCGCCCTGGACGTGCGCGAGCTCGGTGCCGCCTACCTGGGCGGCACGTCGTTGGCCGTCCTGGCGTCCGCGGGCCTCGTGGCCGAGCGCACGCCCGGCGCGCTGGCCGCGGCGAGCACCGCGTTCGGGTGGCCGGTCGCGCCGGTCTGCTCCTGGGTGTTCTAGGCGCCCTGAGCCGACCAGGTCAGGCCTGGCAGGCCGGGCACCAGAACAGGTTGCGGCCCGCCAGCTCCTTGAGCAGCACCGGGGTGCCGCACACGCGGCAGGGCAGCCCGTCGCGGTGGTAGACGTAGAACGCCTCGTCGGCGGGCACCGCGCCCGCGTCGTCGTCGGTGTTCTGCCGGGTGCGACGTCGCCCGCCGTCGGGGACGTCGTGCCCCGCGCCGCGGTCCGCCGGCCGGGTCGTGACGATCCGGCCCGTCGCGGCGCCGTCGCGCATCAGGTCGACCAGGTCGTCCCAGATCGCATCGAGCACCGCGGCGGGGACGTCACGGCCGGGGCGCAGCGGGTCCAGCCCGGCACGGAACAGCACCTCGGCCCGGTAGATGTTGCCGACGCCCGCCACGACCGCCTGGTCCATGAGCTGCTGGCCGACGGTGACGCGCGAGCGCCGCACCCGGGCGACGAACGCGTCGCGGGCGGCCGCGAGCGACGCGTGGCCGCCGTCGGGCCGGATCGGGTCCGGCCCGAGCCGGCCCTCGACCGCCGCCTTCTCGACGTCGGTGAGGACCTCGCAGGCCGTCGGCCCGGTGAGGTCCGCGACGGCGTGGTCGGCGAGCAGGCGCACGCGCACGGCGCCACGGGGCTCCGGCGGCTCCCACGCCTCCGACGCCGCGGGCACGGCGCCGTCAGGCGCCTCCGGGACCGAGTCCCGTTCCCCGATGCGGCGGCGTGGTGCCCCGATGGCGTGCACGACGTCGTCGCCCTCGCCGGCGAACGTCCACGCCCCGTAGAGCCCCAGGTGGACGCGCAGCCAGTGCTGCACGCCGTCACCGGGCACAGGGGCGAAACCGCAGAAGAGCTGCTTGCCCCACGCCTCGGCGCGCACCAGGACGGACCCGTCGAGCAGCGCCGCGCCCGC contains:
- a CDS encoding hemerythrin domain-containing protein, which encodes MAEGDQARLVAWSREMRAVHGRLRDALSVTQSALESGEPGQAATRDLLLFCHGFCTALTGHHEGEDRALFPAVEAAHPELRDTLRSLEQDHSMIAHLVAALESAVARADSPDVLARHLEGVGALMENHFRYEERRLLSVLDTLALDADPHDVLGPL
- a CDS encoding lytic polysaccharide monooxygenase; this translates as MSHLTRRQRAAMAAAAVLVAPLALAVAVTGGATTAAAHGSVTDPPTRNYGCWDRWADEFQNPDMAELDPQCWQAWQAEPAAMWNWNGLYREQVGGDHQGAIPEGQLCSGGQAEGGRYDALDDPGEWYATGVDHQFELTLTDQANHGADYLLVYVSKEGFDPTTEALGWDDVELVQETGSYPTQSPYVTDVDLTGRDGRAVLFTVWKASHADQNYYLCSDINIGGPDLVPGDGGVDPTDPPVEPTDPPVEPTDPPVEPTDPPVEPDAGCTAEVTVAGSWNGGYQATVTITAGDAAISGWEVDVAGATITQAWNGVRSGSTIANAAWNGSLAPGSSTTAGFLGSGEPSDLTAECTVA
- the cysK gene encoding cysteine synthase A — protein: MATIYDDATKLIGRTPLVRINRLTEGAGATVLAKLEFYNPASSVKDRIGVSIVDAAEASGELKPGGTIVEGTSGNTGIALAFVGAARGYDVVLAMPETMSKERRALLRAYGAELILTPAAEGMKGAVAAAERIAAERPGAILARQFANEANPKIHRETTAEEIWADTDGEVDILIAGVGTGGTITGVGQVLKERKPGVQIIAVEPEESPILNGGAPGPHKIQGIGANFVPEILDTSVYDEVIDVNAETAVEWAKRSAQEEGLLVGISSGAALAAAAQVAQRPENAGKTIVVIIPSFGERYLSTVLFSDLLD
- the epsC gene encoding serine O-acetyltransferase EpsC, whose product is MPDGHRPGLRHLLEILAEDLGAAHAHDPAARSRIEVALGYPGVHALWTHRLAHRMWHRPGLRLPARLVSQLARWLTGIEIHPGARIGRRLFIDHGMGVVIGQTTVIGDDCVLFHGSTLGGRSMARGKRHPTLGDRVMVGAGAKVLGPLWIGHDAQIGANAVVTKDVPSGMVAVGVPAAVRAPGHRPDHGQRVEDASELLEYVI
- a CDS encoding DUF1648 domain-containing protein, yielding MRSNGAPHHFLSFRLEVTAPMPAAAPHRWRRSAVRAMLGAVATAWLLAGAAVLVARGWQDDLPDRVASHWDGQGVPDDTMSLGTFVLVDVVLVLALTLMFAGIGVAAGREASTRRTLAGVVVWSGGLGATLLLVTLGVQRGLTDPAQAELPGWLLAAVLLVPLLPAVVVAALVPADPPRPTTTPVPADAPRAELPHGTGTVWETRIGPGRGALVVAAGAAASAVVVAVAVGSWWLLVVPAALVALCAATLAFTVRVDASGLRVRSSLGRPQTLVPADEIVRADVVHVNPLGDFGGWGWRVGIDDGRVGVVLRTGDALLVERTGGRKLVVTLDDAAHAAGLLNSVADRARP
- a CDS encoding MmcQ/YjbR family DNA-binding protein translates to MATYDDVARLALALPGTHESVSRGWRVWSVGERMFVWERPFTKADLRRFGDDPVPSGPILAAAVDDLVEKDVVLAAEPASHFTIPHLDGYAAVLVRLDAVDAATLARTVEDAWFARAPRRLAEAQRLLSEDPEET
- a CDS encoding LLM class F420-dependent oxidoreductase, which gives rise to MRIGIQTGYWSRRPPAGVVEMLQQAEAAGLDSVWTAEAYGSDAFTPLAWWGSHTSRLRLGTGIAQMAARTPTATAMHALTLDHLSGGRFVLGLGASGPQVVEGWYGQPYRRPLARTREFVEIVREVIARERPVTYDGEFYTLPVGAGTPGATGLGRPLKATVHPLRPEVPIVLAAQGPKNVALAAEIADGWMAGFYAPRADAEQRALLDEGFAVRADERSRPEDFEVLATIPVVVRDDVESAADVVRPHIALYAGGMGAKEANFHKASLDRLGYSEVTDEVQRLYLAGRKEDAARAVPTEMVEEIALVGPAAKVRADLARWEGTALTTLLAQGDPASVAALLG
- a CDS encoding MGMT family protein — encoded protein: MPSRPHPDAAPHHDAPLDAPTLAEEYLDEVLAVVERVPAGRATTYGIVADAVADVLGRGGPRQVGQVVARAGSGVAWWRVVNAAGSPPARHLDRALTELRAEGCPLTRDGRRVDLRRAVWLP
- a CDS encoding GNAT family N-acetyltransferase: MAHTRDAALPDGYRFRTLTADDHRAAIRLDAWAFPTGVSLDELTQVPTALTWERTVGVETTGADGTTSLAAMHSSYPFTQFEVPGGTLPTAGLTWVGVHPQHRRRGLATAMVDRHLARCRERGEPLSALFAAEYAIYGRFGYGKAADDVRLTIPRGARLRDVPGATEHTVRIEDADGAVHGALVDTVHRAAGRSPGGLGVNRPGWATRETAELRAHFWADVPAFRGGRETRRVVVVERDGEPRGYALLRRTLEWVPTGTNGTVAVSEAVALDAAAARALWGVLVDLDLMTETKTFVLAPDDAVLTLLENPRATAQQRLDNVWVRLVDLPVALAGRRYAADVDMTLAVTDARLPDNAGVWRLHADAFSPASCERSDVPSQDADLALDVRELGAAYLGGTSLAVLASAGLVAERTPGALAAASTAFGWPVAPVCSWVF
- a CDS encoding Fpg/Nei family DNA glycosylase, giving the protein MPEGHTVHRLARTLEVLFAGRRLAVSSPQGRFAAGAALLDGSVLVRAEAWGKQLFCGFAPVPGDGVQHWLRVHLGLYGAWTFAGEGDDVVHAIGAPRRRIGERDSVPEAPDGAVPAASEAWEPPEPRGAVRVRLLADHAVADLTGPTACEVLTDVEKAAVEGRLGPDPIRPDGGHASLAAARDAFVARVRRSRVTVGQQLMDQAVVAGVGNIYRAEVLFRAGLDPLRPGRDVPAAVLDAIWDDLVDLMRDGAATGRIVTTRPADRGAGHDVPDGGRRRTRQNTDDDAGAVPADEAFYVYHRDGLPCRVCGTPVLLKELAGRNLFWCPACQA